From a region of the Anoplopoma fimbria isolate UVic2021 breed Golden Eagle Sablefish chromosome 16, Afim_UVic_2022, whole genome shotgun sequence genome:
- the gpr18 gene encoding N-arachidonyl glycine receptor translates to MKLNLNSSNMSVESDAVRPEQGPVEYRVAGLVFYSFVFAIGVVVNITALWVFSLTTKKKNSVTVYMINVAVVDLTFILLLPFRMVYHHQDYWPFGDLFCRISAALTIFYPCMALWLFALISADRYMAIVQPKHVKELRNIPKAVVASLGVWLMTLGSTLPVLFSEDDPDRASNFTTCIKMQDIIYMRHDNPVNFVRLIFFFLVPICIMIGCYVVIVDNLIHGRTSKLKPKVKQKSIRIIITLIVQVLVCFVPFHVCLVLRLVGTGRDGGFSTWAVFTTFLMNLSTVLDIILFYIVSKQFQDRVISVILYRNYLRSVRRKSRHTHTGSIRSMSNLTGAMI, encoded by the coding sequence ATGAAGCTGAATCTGAACTCCTCCAACATGTCTGTGGAGTCTGACGCTGTGCGGCCGGAGCAGGGGCCGGTGGAGTACCGCGTCGCAGGCCTGGTCTTCTACTCATTTGTCTTCGCCATAGGGGTCGTGGTCAACATCACCGCTCTGTGGGTGTTTTCTCTCACCACCAAGAAGAAGAACTCGGTCACCGTCTACATGATAAACGTGGCGGTGGTGGACCTCACCTTCATCCTGCTGCTGCCCTTCAGAATGGTTTACCACCACCAGGACTACTGGCCCTTTGGGGACCTTTTCTGCCGGATTAGCGCCGCCCTCACCATCTTCTACCCCTGCATGGCCCTGTGGCTGTTTGCTCTGATCAGCGCTGACCGCTACATGGCCATCGTCCAGCCGAAGCACGTTAAAGAGCTGAGGAACATCCCGAAAGCCGTGGTGGCGAGCCTCGGCGTGTGGCTCATGACCCTGGGCAGCACCCTGCCCGTGCTCTTCTCTGAGGACGATCCCGACCGCGCCTCCAACTTCACCACCTGCATCAAGATGCAGGACATCATCTACATGCGCCACGACAATCCCGTCAACTTCGTGCGactcatcttcttcttcctggtGCCCATATGCATAATGATCGGCTGCTACGTCGTCATCGTGGACAACCTGATCCATGGACGCACCTCCAAGCTCAAACCCAAGGTGAAGCAGAAGTCCATCCGGATCATCATCACGCTGATTGTCCAAGTGCTGGTGTGCTTCGTGCCCTTCCACGTTTGCCTGGTGCTCCGCTTGGTGGGGACAGGCAGGGACGGAGGGTTCAGCACGTGGGCGGTCTTCACCACGTTCCTGATGAACTTGAGCACGGTGTTGGACATCATCCTGTTCTACATCGTGTCCAAGCAGTTCCAGGACAGGGTAATCAGCGTGATCCTGTACAGGAACTATCTGCGGAGCGTGAGGCGGAAGAGCAGGCACACGCACACGGGCAGCATCCGGTCAATGAGCAACCTGACCGGCGCAATGATATGA
- the gpr183a gene encoding G-protein coupled receptor 183-A, whose protein sequence is MGSTAAPVNVAFPSPNNYSNKTTCDTLYAHRDYARVLMPLFYCIVFLVGLLGNSLALHVIRPNLKKMNSTTLYSLNLVISDILFTLSLPVRIVYYALGFHWPLGEVLCKISGLIFYINTYAGVNFMTCLSVDRFIAVVLPLQFARFRKVSNVRYICVGVWLLVLAQTLPLVGMPMTNLEPDGSITCMEYPNFEKVDHVATILIGAVFLGYVLPVVTILVCYSVLCSKLHFSAKSNHLTEKSGRSRKAIGVICCVSLVFIVCFSPYHIDILQYMIRKLVSSPDCADLTAFQVSLHITVCLMNLNSCLDPFIYFFACKGYKRKLRKLLKLQVSMSFSSAVRTSPEGSSKDIIDGNKIQLNSSTVGYASERLTERRFIQPDK, encoded by the coding sequence ATGGGTTCTACTGCTGCGCCTGTGAACGTCGCCTTCCCATCCCCCAACAATTACTCTAACAAGACCACCTGTGACACCCTGTACGCCCACCGGGACTACGCCAGGGTGCTCATGCCTCTTTTCTACTGCATCGTGTTCCTGGTGGGGCTGCTCGGGAACAGCCTCGCTCTCCATGTCATCCGTCCCAATCTGAAGAAGATGAACTCCACCACCTTGTACTCCCTCAACCTGGTCATCTCCGACAtcctcttcactctctcccTGCCCGTGAGGATAGTCTACTATGCTCTTGGCTTCCACTGGCCTCTTGGTGAGGTGCTGTGTAAGATCTCGGGACTCATCTTCTACATCAACACCTACGCCGGTGTCAACTTCATGACCTGCCTCAGCGTGGACCGCTTCATCGCCGTGGTCCTGCCTCTGCAGTTTGCGCGATTCAGGAAGGTCAGCAACGTGCGCTACATCTGCGTCGGAGTGTGGCTGCTGGTCCTGGCGCAGACGCTTCCCCTAGTTGGCATGCCGATGACCAACCTGGAACCAGACGGTTCCATCACCTGCATGGAGTACCCAAACTTTGAGAAGGTTGACCACGTTGCCACCATACTGATAGGCGCCGTCTTCCTGGGTTATGTCCTGCCCGTGGTGACCATCCTCGTGTGCTACTCGGTCCTGTGCTCCAAACTGCACTTCTCAGCCAAAAGCAACCATCTGACGGAAAAGTCCGGCCGGAGCCGCAAGGCCATCGGTGTGATCTGCTGCGTGTCCCTGGTGTTTATCGTCTGCTTCAGCCCCTATCACATCGACATCCTGCAGTACATGATCCGCAAGCTGGTGTCGAGCCCCGACTGCGCCGATCTCACGGCCTTCCAGGTGTCGCTGCACATCACCGTGTGCCTGATGAACCTCAACTCCTGTTTGGATCCCTTCATCTATTTCTTTGCCTGCAAGGGCTACAAGAGGAAACTCCGAAAGCTGCTGAAGCTGCAAGTCAGCATGTCCTTCTCCAGTGCTGTGAGGACGTCACCCGAAGGCTCTTCCAAGGATATTATAGACGGCAACAAGATCCAACTCAACAGTTCAACAGTAGGCTACGCCAGCGAGAGACTCACAGAGAGGAGATTTATTCAGCCAGATAAATGA